The genomic window TTTTAGTTTTCTTCCGAGTATGGATGATCCCGATATGATATTACCATTTATTGGGAGTTTTGCTTTGACATTTGAACAAAAGTCTGAACCCATTAGTGGTTGTGATTATCGTTTAGAAAAGATGATAGAAAATTTCGTTGATAATTCAGAAGAAGACTTAGATTATTATGATCTTTTAGAAGATTATTTAGACTTATATGATGGAGAAGAACATAAATTAGGTGGTTATCCCTTTTTTACTCAAGATGATCCGAGAATTGATTTTGATGAAAACATCGAACCCTATGAATTACTGTTTCAAATGATTTCCGATGAAGACGCAGACATTATGTGGGGAGATGCGGGAGTTGGTAACTTTTTTATTCAACCGTCTGCATTGAAAAAATTAGATTTTAGTCGGGTTATTTATTCTTATGATTGTTGTTAAACTTTGGCTTTCCTATAGCAACCTTAATGCGGAGTGCTATATAAAGCTGAGTTCGGGGTTTGGAGTTAGAGCATTATTGCGGAGGCGGTTGAAAAGCGTACCTCTCCCTGATCCTCTGTTCGCATGACGTACTCCAGGCGTTCGTTGCTTAGGCAACAGAACGCTGGCTTCTCCTCTTCTGAGCGCGAAGATTTGCGTTTTATAGTGAGGCGAACGCCCAACCCCACTTTTTTAATCAATATCCCACTGTTAATATCTCTTGCCATTGATGCACCACAATCACAAGAATGCCAACGATCTGATAGTTCTTTGGGAACATAATTAAGACAAATTGCACAATATCGACTTGTACCTTTTGGATTAACTTTAACAACTTTCTTACCAGCTTTTGCAGCTTTGTAAGGAAGAATCTCGTTAAGAAATCCAGAGATACCAGCATCAGCAAAACTTTTATTTAATCCAGATTTAGCCGATTGACCATTAGGTAGAAAAGTCCCATCTTCTCCCTGTTTAGGCTTGTTTCGTCTAGACATATTTGATATCTTTAAGTTTTCGACAAATAAAACATCAGCTTTATCTAATAGTTGATTAGCTAATTCATAATGCCATTGTTGACGTTGCCTCGCTATTTTCTGATGAAGTTTGGCTACTTTTTGGTTAAGTTTTCTTCTTGCTTTAGATCCTAATTTTCTACTATCTCTTTTTGATTGAAGTTTAGTTAATTTATCTTCAGATTGACGGTAGAATTTAGGTGGCTTAACAGTAGTTGAGTCACTGCAAGCAACGAAAAACTCCAAGCCACTATCTATCCCTAAACTGTTTTCTTCTGTTGGTTGAATATCTACAGTTAAGCTAGGAACTGATTTATCTTCAAGTGTTAACGTTACATACCATCCATCAGCCTTTTTGGTAATTAAAGCACGTTTTACTGTAAATCCATCAGGCAAAGGGCGATGTTGAATAAACTTAATTTCACCTAATTTGGGGAAAGTAATGCGATTATTATTAACACAGTCAGCCTTGATAGATGGAAACCCAATTGTACGATACCTATTCTTTCCTTTAAATCGAGGTTTACCACTACGTTTTCCATTTTTGTCCCCCTTGATATAACGGCTAAAAGCAAGATCAACTCTTTTTACCATATCTTGTAAAACATGGGCATGGATGTCTTTATACCAAGGACGTTCTTGTTTTAATTGAACTAATGACCTTTTTTGTCTGTAATATTCTGGTTGTTCTCTAGGTTCAGCAATACTACAAATTAAAGGACAAGAATCAATATAAGTTCGGTTATTTTCCCACCAATCAAATCTATCAGCCAATAAATAATTATACTGACATCTTAGTTTTTCTAACCAACTATTTAGACGACAGCGTTGTTCGTAGTTAGGTTTTAAACGGTATTGATAGGAAACTATTATGGGTTTACCTCGACCTGCTATAATGACTGTAACACAAAATAGCAACGGTGACAACATGAAAGATGATTTTGTTTCTAGTGGTAGAGCAATATCAGACTTAAAAGCACACTTAGTTTTGACCACTAAGTATCGCCGTAAAGTATTTACGGGGTCAATGATAGAACGACTTCAAACTATAATATGGGAACTCTGTTGTAAGTGGGATTGTAAGATGATTGAGGTCAATGGCGAGGCAGACCACATTCATTTACTTTTTCAATATTATCCACAACTAGAATTGCCTAAATTTGTAGGTAATTTAAAATCTATAACAAGTCGCCGTTTAAGAAATGAATTCCCAGAGTTAGCTAATGTTTATAAAAAGTCAGTTTTGTGGAATGAATCTTATTTTATTGCTAGTTGTGGAGGCGTAACAGTATCCCAATTGAAAGAATATGTTGAGAATCAAAAAACTCCTAATTGACAAATTTTCGGACATCGAGTCCTTAATTTGTCGGGCTGTCCTTCCCGACACTGAACTTCGTTACAGTGCGGGGCTGTCGCCGTTAGCTCAACTAATCATCTCTATTGTTAATAAAGAGAATTGGTATCACCTCGGTCAGTCTAAAGTTTTTCAGTGGAATCAGTGGTGAGACTCCGAGAGATGATTTATGGTAGAAATAGAAAAATTGTGTTATTAAATGCGATCGCAATATTAGGGAAAGATTATGGCAGAAGAGACGAAACCTAAGGCAAAAAAAGAAAAGCCCCCCGCTATTGAAGAGAAACCCTTCACCGAATTTATGGAGCAACATTTTACCCCAACGCTCAAAGACAGTCTAAAGAAACAAGGACTCGACGATATCGAGTTATCCTTCACAAAAGCTCCCTTATCTATCCCTGGGGCCACCTCTGATGAACCCTGCTGGCAAGTAATCGGCACTTGGAACCAAGGAAAACGAGCCTTTAAACTCTATTTTCTTGAAGAAGATATCAAGGGACAAAAAGCCTTTTCTTATGCCGTTAATGGCAAGCCTCCAAGTACCGTTGAATCCTTTATGATCGATGAACGTAAGGTTACCTTAGATTTGATGGTGTTATATACTCTACAACGCCTTAATGGACAAAAATGGTTAACCCGAAATTAGTTAATTGATGGGAAGGTAGGAAGTGCAGGAAGACTATTTATATTCTCTTCCTCTGCTTCCCCGTTTCTACTTTAACAAGGCGGTCAGTAGTCGGCCATCAGCCGTCAGATAAACGCTAAATATTAAACGCTGATAGCTAGTTACAGAGTAGAAAACTCTCCTAAAATCTTAACCTCTGGTTCGAGTAATAAAGACCAATGACCCTGAACTTTTTCTTGAACATGATGAATGAGTCGAAAAATATCTTGTGCTTTAGCCTGACCGCAATTTAAGATAAAATTCGCATGACGTTGGGACACCTCTGCATCTCCCACTCGATACCCTTTTAACCCTAACTGTTCAATTAGCCAACCGGCAGCATAAGGGGTTGGGTTACGGAAAACACTGCCACAACTGGGTTTATCGTAGGGTTGAGAACTTTTACGCTTCCAAAGATTGTCCTGTGTGGTGGCGGTCACTGCTTCACGGCTAAACCCAGGTTGCAGTTGAAAAGTAGCTTCTATGACCAACCGTTGACCTCCCTGTAACGCAGAGGTGCGATAACTGTAGTTTAAGTCTTCTGGTGTTAAGGTTTCCACCTTGCCATCTGGGGACACCACCACGGCACTGACTAAACAGTCAGCAGCACATTGGTTATGCGCTCCTGCATTCATCACTACTGCCCCACCAACAGTCCCAGGGATACCCACAGCCCATTCTAAGCCACGCCAGCCCCGTTTTGCTGCTTGCCAAGCCACACTCACGATGGGTTGTCCGGCTGCTACGGTAATGCGTCCTGTTTCTTCATCAAAGCGACGATGACGGAGATAACGGGTACTCAAGACTAACCCTTCAATGCCACGATCGCTGATTAATAGATTTGATCCTGCTCCTAATAACATTAAGGGCATATCTTGTTTTTGAAACCATTCAAAGGTTCCTTGTAACTCATCCCAGTTACGAGGAGCAGCATACCATCGGGCTTGTCCCCCAACTCGATAGGAGGTATGAGGGGCAAGAGAAACGTTGGGATAGATTTTTCCTGTGGTTCCTGATAGTTCGACGGGTTTAGATGAAGGGGAAAAAGCGGTGGTCATGGCTATTTGCACTCTGAGGGTAATCTGAGAAAGACGACTGTAGGTTAAACTAATTGTTCCTGAATTTTGCCAAAAATTTAGGATGATTAGCTGTTTTGTGACTTATTAGGTTGTTTTTACCGTGAAAAATTATCACTCATCTGTAATCAACAATTAATTGAAGTTTCAACCATAGCATTGGCTGTTGACTGTGTTGAAGCTGTGTGATAGGTGTTAATCATTTCAGGAATAATCTGATTTAGATTTCCTGCCCCTAAAAACAGCACTAAATCACCAGGTTTGATTAAATCAGGGATCACTTGGGGTAAACCCTTGAGGGAAGGTTCGTAAATCACCTGAGAATGGTTATTTTCTACTGCTTCGGCTAAATCTTGGCCACTGATATTGTGTAGGTTGACTTCTCCAGCACTATAAATATCGGTCAAAATCACTAAATCTGCATCCTTGAAACAAGTAGCAAATTCCTTTAAAAAGGTGGCTGTGCGACTATAGCGGTGAGGCTGGAAAATAGCGACGACACGGGAAATAGTTTCACCATCTACTTTAGACCGAGCGGCCGAGAGGGTGGCTTCAATTTCACTGGGATGATGGGCATAATCATCAATAAAGGTAATGCCATTACACTGGCCACGCTGTTCAAACCGTCGTTTGGCTCCTGCGAAGGTAAAAAGTGCATCCGCAATGACAGCAAAGTTTAACCCTAATTTCCGTCCCACGGCGATCGCAGCTAAAGCATTACTGAGGTTATGGCTTCCTGGAATGGTAAGGCGTATTTCCCCTAAATAGTTTCCTCGTTCCCAAACTTCAGCAAAGGTTCCTTTGTGGTTGCTAGTCACATTTTGAACAGTATAGTCGGCTCCTTTACTGGGGTCTAAACTATAAGTGATAGCAGGGGTTAATTCACTAGCGACTGTCTCACAGTCTAAACAGCCAATTAATAGATCGCACTGGGTTTCAAAAATTTGAAAGGTTTTGACCACATCATCGAGGGTTTGATAATGGTCAGGGTGATCCAGTTCAATATTGGTAACAATGCCAATGTTGGGATAGTGTTTGGTGAGAGAACCATCGGACTCATCCGCTTCTGCTACGAGATAACCCCCTTTAGCTCCAATACGAGCATTTCCTTCCCAAGCATCCACTTCTCCTCCCACAATGATCGTCGGATCAAGGTCTGCTTTGAGCAGCATATAACCAATTAAACTGCTGGTGGTGGTTTTACCGTGGGTTCCAGCTACAGCAATGCTTTGATAGTCCCGAATTAAAGCAGCTAAGACATCGGAACGATGAAAAATAGGACATCCCTTTTCTTTGGCTGCAGCATATTCTGAGTTGTTATGGGCGATCGCTGTTGAACAGATGACTTGAGGTAAGGTTTCTTGAAGCAATAAGCTAGGGGAGTCAGAGAAAGTTTTCCCATTACCATTGGGGTAGGATGGTTGAGTCCCATTCACCGCCACCGATACGGTTTCTAAGACTCGTTCTGGACTCGAATTAAATAATTCTAGGTTAGTTGCTTCTTGGCGACTAAAAATATGCGCTCCTACCCCTTGTAATCGTTCGGTAATATGGGTTGAACGCAAATCAGACCCCGATACGGGTAATTGCCGTTTCGCTAAGACATAGGCTAAGGCTGACATTCCAATGCCACCAATGCCAATAAAATGAAAGGGTCGTCCACTAAAATCTACGGTTTTCACCATTACCTCTCCTCACACACCACACAACAAATAGTTAAATCAATGGATTATGATTTTACGGGCTATGATATCAAAAACTGACTCGTTGGTCATTAAGACATTTATGTTCAGTATGTACCACATCACACTATTTTGAACCCACTTCCTTGTAAAGAGTTCCCTACTTAGCTAAGCAGACACGATAAATCAGTTATATCTCTTATTAGTCAAGACAAAATCTATCGAAAGGATGACAAACTTAAAGAACTAAGGGTTTACTAGAGTATATTCTTTGGTTAAACATTTTGGGAAAATTTGGGAAAATTGTTTTTACAATCGATTAAGAATCTTAAAAAGTGTTTACGCACCTGTCAGTTAATGGCAGTTTTTTCCTTGCTTCTCTCTTCAACGGTGGGTTGTAACCTAGACCATAAGCAACCTAACTTGAGAATTAATCAGGCTCCTATTTTAGAGTCTTCTACCTATCAACAATGTCAACCTTTCGATGTTGATCATCTATCCCATCAGGGAACAGCCACCCAACCCTGGCAAATTGCTTATTTGTTCAAAACTAGAAGCGATCCTTTTTGGCAACAAATGGAACAAGGAGTCCAAACCGTTGCCCAAGAATTGGGCATTAAAACCCTTGTTAAATTTACAGAAGAAAAACCGAATACATTAGGGGATGTTAAAAAGCAAATTAGTACCATTTTAGAGCTAATTGATAATAATGATTTGGATGGTTTAGTCATTGCCCCTGAAGATTCGATTCAGTTAGTTCCTATTATTGAAAAGGCAACACAACAAGGCATCAAAGTGATTGTGATTGATACGCCTATCGACACAGATCAAATTTTAACTTTTGTTACCTTTGATAATTTTGAGGGGGGTCAAATCCTTGGGGAATGGGTAATACAAAAGTTAACTCAATCTTCTAGAAGAAATAACAAGATTAACATTTTAATTTTAGAAGGTTCATTACATGAAGAAAATACCATCGAACGTCGACAAGGCTTTTTAGAAGGACTAAAAAGAGCGAATAAAAATTATAGTTTGGAGATTTTGGACTTAAAATCTGCTGATTGGGAAACCAAAAAAGCTAAAATGATTACTCAAGCTTGGTTAGAGAAGTTTCCAACTATTGATGTGATTATGGCTGCGGATGATCAAATGGCAGTGGGAGCCAGTGAAGCAGTTCAAGAAGCTAATAAATCAGGAATTATTATTACTGGATTTGATGGAACTCCCTATGGTTTAAATGCTATTAAAACTGGACAAATTGATGCAACTATTAATCAACTTCCTAGAACTCAAATTAGTTTAATTACTCAATTAATGATTAATTCTCTAGAAAAAGAACAAACAACACTTCCCTTATGTCAACTGATTGGACAAGAACAAACTGAGAATTCTTTGTTAATTACACAAGATAATATTAATGAAGCTTTAAACCCATGAAAGACAAGCAATCTCTTCTCAAAAAAATTAGCCATCGGATAATTCTCTTGAGTGCCATTAGTCTTATTGGTTTTATTAATAGTATTGTTATTAGTTATATTTTAGTTACCAAGCAAATTGAGAAAAGTCTTGAACAAATCAGTGAACAAAAAATTAGCACGTTTCAACTTTTTTTTGAGACTCTAACCACTAATGTTTTAAGAAACCGCATTTTAGCCCATAATGCTACTCAAGCACAAAAAGAAGAATTATTACGTCAAATTCGTTGGCGCAATCCTGCTATTTTAGATGTCTTATTAGTAGAAAATAACGGCCAAGTTGTTGCCCAAAGTAGTCGTAGTCTTCGACCTCAAATTAATCATATTACTCAACAACCTTGGTTATCCGAACTCCAAGATATAACCCAGGTTTGGTTTGGTTTAGTTACCTATGAACTCAATAATTATTCAGTGACAATGGTGGTTAAACTAACCGATAAATTAGGACTCCCTTATGATAATTTGAATTTAGTGACTCGTATTGATTTAACGGAACTGTTACGACAATTAGTTAATCAGCAAGCTGGAGATAATAATATCTATATTATCGATCAGTCCCAACAAGTACAAAGGATTATTGTTCATCAAGATATTAGTTTATTAAATAATAAGAATATCAATACTCATCAAATTGATTGGAATCATTTAGAGGAGTTGAATATTGAGATATCTCCTAGTGAAGAATTAGTTTTTGCTTATCATAAAAGATTTGATGTTTCTGTTTCTGAACCCTGGCTGAAATCGTTACAAAATCTAGTTTGGATTGTGACGATAGAACAACCTTTATTAGAAACGATTTTACCATTTCTTCCTCTTTTCCTAATCTTAATTATTATATTATTTATTGTTATCGTGATAGTCTTTAAGATTATTCGTTTTCTTAAATTCCGTGTCATTACACCTATCAAAAATTTGCAAGTGGCCGTACATCAAATTAATAATAATCAGTTTGATTTACAGCTTAATATTGATACTAATGACGAATTACAAGAATTATCCGATGGTTTTAAGGAAATGGCACAAGCCTTAAAAAATTCTTTTGCAACTTTAGAAAAAAAGGTAAAAGAAAGAACAAAACAACTGGAAAAAGCCAATCAAGCTAAACGAGAATTCTTAGGTAATATTAACCACGAATTAAGAACCCCTTTAAATCTAATTATTGGCTATATCGATAGACTTTATCAAGATGGTTATTTGAATAATGAGCAAAAAAAACAATTAGATATTATTGATCGTAATAGTCAACATCTTTTATCTTTAATCAACCAAATTTTAGATATTTCTAAGATTGAATCAGGTCATATTACCTTACAAGAAAATAGTTTTAATTTATCCCAACTCTTAACTAATTTACAAGAAGTATTTAACCTAAGCTGCTATTCAAAAGGGTTAAACTTGATCCTAGAAAATAAAATTGAAGACAAATTAAACTATATTTATGCCGATAAAAATAAACTTAAACAAATTTTAATTAACCTATTACATAATGCTGTTAAATTTACTGATAAAGGAATGATAAAAATCTCAGCCGAAGTTAGTAATCATAGATCATTGCATTATTCTAAGAATCAACCAAACTATACTCTTAGAATACAAGTAAAAGACACAGGAAAAGGGATTGCGAGGGAGGAAATATCTCAATTATTTAAAGCTTTTGAACAAACGCAAACAGGACGAAACTTAAATCAAGGAACTGGACTCGGACTTTATATTAGTCATCAATTCATTAAATTAATGGGAGGAAACATAACTGTTGAAAGTTCTCCCCATAGTGGCACAACTTTTACCCTAGAAATTCCTGTGAAATTAAGTCAAAAAGATTTAATTCTATCTCAACCAACGGTCAAAAAAGTAATTGGTTTAGCCAATCATCAAACCCATTATCGCATTTTGGTGGTTGATGACGATCTAGAAAGTCGTGATTTATTAG from Crocosphaera subtropica ATCC 51142 includes these protein-coding regions:
- a CDS encoding YwqG family protein, with the protein product MKLPPPLDTLRKELEATQKLYLKITPSFSSKLTLWESKFGGEPYFPKELEYPKSPEGNPLILLAQINFSETLLLDNFPKEGILQFYIDSYHDLYGMNDEDMAEQKHFRVIYFDKINLDEKKIITDFSFLPSMDDPDMILPFIGSFALTFEQKSEPISGCDYRLEKMIENFVDNSEEDLDYYDLLEDYLDLYDGEEHKLGGYPFFTQDDPRIDFDENIEPYELLFQMISDEDADIMWGDAGVGNFFIQPSALKKLDFSRVIYSYDCC
- a CDS encoding RNA-guided endonuclease InsQ/TnpB family protein gives rise to the protein MLSPLLFCVTVIIAGRGKPIIVSYQYRLKPNYEQRCRLNSWLEKLRCQYNYLLADRFDWWENNRTYIDSCPLICSIAEPREQPEYYRQKRSLVQLKQERPWYKDIHAHVLQDMVKRVDLAFSRYIKGDKNGKRSGKPRFKGKNRYRTIGFPSIKADCVNNNRITFPKLGEIKFIQHRPLPDGFTVKRALITKKADGWYVTLTLEDKSVPSLTVDIQPTEENSLGIDSGLEFFVACSDSTTVKPPKFYRQSEDKLTKLQSKRDSRKLGSKARRKLNQKVAKLHQKIARQRQQWHYELANQLLDKADVLFVENLKISNMSRRNKPKQGEDGTFLPNGQSAKSGLNKSFADAGISGFLNEILPYKAAKAGKKVVKVNPKGTSRYCAICLNYVPKELSDRWHSCDCGASMARDINSGILIKKVGLGVRLTIKRKSSRSEEEKPAFCCLSNERLEYVMRTEDQGEVRFSTASAIML
- the tnpA gene encoding IS200/IS605 family transposase, whose product is MKDDFVSSGRAISDLKAHLVLTTKYRRKVFTGSMIERLQTIIWELCCKWDCKMIEVNGEADHIHLLFQYYPQLELPKFVGNLKSITSRRLRNEFPELANVYKKSVLWNESYFIASCGGVTVSQLKEYVENQKTPN
- a CDS encoding DUF2996 domain-containing protein, translating into MAEETKPKAKKEKPPAIEEKPFTEFMEQHFTPTLKDSLKKQGLDDIELSFTKAPLSIPGATSDEPCWQVIGTWNQGKRAFKLYFLEEDIKGQKAFSYAVNGKPPSTVESFMIDERKVTLDLMVLYTLQRLNGQKWLTRN
- the murB gene encoding UDP-N-acetylmuramate dehydrogenase, which gives rise to MTTAFSPSSKPVELSGTTGKIYPNVSLAPHTSYRVGGQARWYAAPRNWDELQGTFEWFQKQDMPLMLLGAGSNLLISDRGIEGLVLSTRYLRHRRFDEETGRITVAAGQPIVSVAWQAAKRGWRGLEWAVGIPGTVGGAVVMNAGAHNQCAADCLVSAVVVSPDGKVETLTPEDLNYSYRTSALQGGQRLVIEATFQLQPGFSREAVTATTQDNLWKRKSSQPYDKPSCGSVFRNPTPYAAGWLIEQLGLKGYRVGDAEVSQRHANFILNCGQAKAQDIFRLIHHVQEKVQGHWSLLLEPEVKILGEFSTL
- the murC gene encoding UDP-N-acetylmuramate--L-alanine ligase, which translates into the protein MVKTVDFSGRPFHFIGIGGIGMSALAYVLAKRQLPVSGSDLRSTHITERLQGVGAHIFSRQEATNLELFNSSPERVLETVSVAVNGTQPSYPNGNGKTFSDSPSLLLQETLPQVICSTAIAHNNSEYAAAKEKGCPIFHRSDVLAALIRDYQSIAVAGTHGKTTTSSLIGYMLLKADLDPTIIVGGEVDAWEGNARIGAKGGYLVAEADESDGSLTKHYPNIGIVTNIELDHPDHYQTLDDVVKTFQIFETQCDLLIGCLDCETVASELTPAITYSLDPSKGADYTVQNVTSNHKGTFAEVWERGNYLGEIRLTIPGSHNLSNALAAIAVGRKLGLNFAVIADALFTFAGAKRRFEQRGQCNGITFIDDYAHHPSEIEATLSAARSKVDGETISRVVAIFQPHRYSRTATFLKEFATCFKDADLVILTDIYSAGEVNLHNISGQDLAEAVENNHSQVIYEPSLKGLPQVIPDLIKPGDLVLFLGAGNLNQIIPEMINTYHTASTQSTANAMVETSINC
- a CDS encoding sugar ABC transporter substrate-binding protein yields the protein MAVFSLLLSSTVGCNLDHKQPNLRINQAPILESSTYQQCQPFDVDHLSHQGTATQPWQIAYLFKTRSDPFWQQMEQGVQTVAQELGIKTLVKFTEEKPNTLGDVKKQISTILELIDNNDLDGLVIAPEDSIQLVPIIEKATQQGIKVIVIDTPIDTDQILTFVTFDNFEGGQILGEWVIQKLTQSSRRNNKINILILEGSLHEENTIERRQGFLEGLKRANKNYSLEILDLKSADWETKKAKMITQAWLEKFPTIDVIMAADDQMAVGASEAVQEANKSGIIITGFDGTPYGLNAIKTGQIDATINQLPRTQISLITQLMINSLEKEQTTLPLCQLIGQEQTENSLLITQDNINEALNP
- a CDS encoding hybrid sensor histidine kinase/response regulator, producing the protein MKDKQSLLKKISHRIILLSAISLIGFINSIVISYILVTKQIEKSLEQISEQKISTFQLFFETLTTNVLRNRILAHNATQAQKEELLRQIRWRNPAILDVLLVENNGQVVAQSSRSLRPQINHITQQPWLSELQDITQVWFGLVTYELNNYSVTMVVKLTDKLGLPYDNLNLVTRIDLTELLRQLVNQQAGDNNIYIIDQSQQVQRIIVHQDISLLNNKNINTHQIDWNHLEELNIEISPSEELVFAYHKRFDVSVSEPWLKSLQNLVWIVTIEQPLLETILPFLPLFLILIIILFIVIVIVFKIIRFLKFRVITPIKNLQVAVHQINNNQFDLQLNIDTNDELQELSDGFKEMAQALKNSFATLEKKVKERTKQLEKANQAKREFLGNINHELRTPLNLIIGYIDRLYQDGYLNNEQKKQLDIIDRNSQHLLSLINQILDISKIESGHITLQENSFNLSQLLTNLQEVFNLSCYSKGLNLILENKIEDKLNYIYADKNKLKQILINLLHNAVKFTDKGMIKISAEVSNHRSLHYSKNQPNYTLRIQVKDTGKGIAREEISQLFKAFEQTQTGRNLNQGTGLGLYISHQFIKLMGGNITVESSPHSGTTFTLEIPVKLSQKDLILSQPTVKKVIGLANHQTHYRILVVDDDLESRDLLVNMLLSVGLSVQAANNGQEAISLWQQWQPHLIWMDLQMPIIDGCKATQHIKKASHSQFPYIILVTADASETVRKKALFCGCDDFVAKPYHGAIIWEKMTQYLGLQYIYEQDKDQDQTPSFPDINSVDLVGIPREWLSQIYQASLHLQGKKVLALIQEIAKSHPILAQYLTQLAEGYQFEKIINLLEDYYSN